From Homalodisca vitripennis isolate AUS2020 chromosome 1, UT_GWSS_2.1, whole genome shotgun sequence, the proteins below share one genomic window:
- the LOC124357758 gene encoding uncharacterized protein LOC124357758 translates to MAHQSERNIPHLRDIFGFHDKKQPKNSPEKIVNEVSDIDSRSNWDDCNGKSADSSSISTNGGNDSAISVGSTSEEDLSVTSSSKKKKQQRSSRREKTEQDVKHLERHLSMKKTIRKKIMRDLQQAFVEDPNEFRVEDISHEQLKAELNLQSLSFGASGKKKGKKSSGESNFLDFLRTGSGESKNSTAPPTNTRMDDADSGHGSPTREMSVERNQNCDEEDDSRKVSFWRRFTMKGRSKR, encoded by the coding sequence ATGGCCCATCAGTCTGAAAGAAACATTCCTCATCTAAGAGACATTTTTGGATTTCATGACAAGAAGCAACCAAAGAACTCTCCAGAAAAAATTGTCAATGAAGTAAGTGATATAGACTCCAGATCAAACTGGGATGACTGCAATGGTAAAAGTGCAGACTCTAGTTCGATTTCCACAAATGGTGGCAATGACAGTGCAATATCAGTCGGTTCGACCAGCGAAGAAGATTTATCAGTAACTTCATCATCAAAGAAGAAAAAACAGCAACGCTCAAGCAGGCGAGAAAAAACAGAACAAGATGTAAAACATCTAGAGAGACATTTGTCGATGAAGAAAACCATACGGAAAAAGATTATGAGAGATTTGCAACAGGCTTTCGTAGAGGATCCTAATGAATTTAGGGTTGAAGATATTTCCCATGAGCAGTTGAAAGCGGAGCTGAATTTACAAAGTTTGAGCTTCGGAGCATCCGgcaaaaagaaaggaaaaaagtCGAGTGGTGAATcaaattttttagatttcttaagAACGGGAAGTGGTGAAAGCAAAAATTCCACTGCTCCACCGACAAATACAAGAATGGATGATGCCGATTCAGGCCATGGCTCACCAACAAGGGAAATGTCTGTGGAGCGCAACCAGAACTGTGATGAAGAAGACGATAGCCGGAAAGTCAGTTTTTGGAGGCGGTTTACAATGAAAGGAAGAAGTAAACGCTAA